In Oryza sativa Japonica Group chromosome 3, ASM3414082v1, one DNA window encodes the following:
- the LOC9271623 gene encoding pyridoxine/pyridoxamine 5'-phosphate oxidase 2: MAGGGAAASALSTPWRSLLQRALDGNAHLKHSTFFQLATVGGGGRPANRTVVFRGFQEQSDKIQINTDARSNKIGEIRNCSFGEICWYFTDTWEQFRISGFIDVIDGSNPEPVKLQLRERAWFGSSVKSRLQYLGPCPGLPIPDDDLIKDAHLDPSAGPVDAFCLLVLDPEKVDYLNLKSNQRLMFTRNQKGDGTNSWMAEKISP; this comes from the exons atggccggcggtggcgccgccgcgtcggcgctcTCGACCCCATGGAGGTCGCTGCTGCAGCGAGCGTTGGACGGCAATGCCCACTTGAAGCACTCCACCTTCTTCCAACTC GCCacggtgggtggcggcggcaggccgGCGAATCGCACCGTCGTATTCAG GGGGTTCCAGGAGCAATCTGATAAGATTCAGATTAATACGGATGCACGAAGCAATAAG ATTGGTGAGATCAGGAATTGCTCCTTTGGTGAG ATATGTTGGTACTTTACTGACACTTGGGAACAATTCCGTATCAGCGGATTCATAGATGTGATTGATGGTTCAAACCCCGAACCTGTCAAGCTACAG ctgagagagagagcttggttTGGAAGCTCAGTAAAATCGAGATTGCAGTACTTGGGACCATGCCCAGGTCTTCCTATTCCGGATGATGATCTCATTAAGGATGCTCATCTTGATCCATCAGCTGGTCCAGTAGATGCCTTTTGCCTTCTGGTTCTTGATCCAGAAAAG GTCGATTATTTGAACTTGAAAAGCAATCAAAGGTTAATGTTCACAAGAAACCAGAAGGGAGATGGGACCAACAGTTGGATGGCCGAAAAAATTAGCCCATGA
- the LOC4331394 gene encoding pentatricopeptide repeat-containing protein At3g53170 yields the protein MHSPSPAPAGCPPATSSPPPRASSRATHVVMARGGRRHKPPSSAPEAEQPEALSRILRTEAAVSGVSRKAAAASRQHSTRLWPRAVLEALDSAVASCRWEPALEIFELLRKQQWYKPRSQTYARLLMMLGKCQQPGAATALFKVMLSERLKPTVDVYTALVGAYGYSGLLDQALATVEQMKGVADCKPDEYTFSVLINCCSKLRRFDRIPAILDEMSYLGLQCNAVIHNAIIDGYGKAGMLEEMENALTSMLEDGDSVPDIYTMNSIIWAYGNHGNRIHEMERWYSEFQLMGVEPDTQTFNIMIKSYGNAKMHDKMMSVLKYMKKHFFSPTVVTFNIIIESFGRAGNIEKMEYYFRLMKIQGVKPNPITYCSLVNGYSKAGFLDKVPGIIRQTENTDVVLDTPFFNCVIDAYAKSGDIKIMEEMLQLMKEKKCKPDKVTYTTMIQAYNVHGMDEAANLLKMEVGMVDGKLLESVSEVDKK from the exons AtgcactcgccgtcgccggcgccggcggggtgCCCACCGGCCACCTCGTCACCACCTCCCCGCGCCAGCAGCCGTGCGACCCACGTCGTGATGgcccgcggcggccggaggcaCAAGCCGCCGTCGTCTGCCCCCGAGGCCGAGCAGCCGGAGGCGCTCTCCCGCATCCTCCGCACCGAGGCCGCCGTCTCCGGCGTCTcccgcaaggcggcggcggcgtcgcggcagCATTCCACCCGCCTCTGGCCCCGCGCCGTGCTCGAGGCCCTCGACTCCGCCGTCGCCTCATGCCGCTGGGAGCCCGCTCTCGAG ATCTTCGAGCTGTTGCGTAAGCAGCAATGGTACAAGCCGAGGTCGCAGACCTACGCCAGGTTGCTGATGATGCTCGGCAAGTGCCAGCAGCCCGGCGCGGCCACTGCCCTCTTCAAGGTGATGCTCTCGGAGCGTCTCAAGCCGACGGTGGATGTCTACACGGCCCTCGTCGGCGCGTACGGCTACAGTGGGCTGCTGGACCAGGCGTTGGCCACCGTCGAACAGATGAAAGGTGTCGCGGATTGCAAGCCAGATGAGTACACATTCTCTGTTCTCATCAATTGCTGTAGCAAATTGCGCCGCTTTGATCGGATACCTGCGATTCTTGATGAGATGTCCTACTTGGGGCTACAATGCAATGCTGTTATCCATAATGCGATAATTGATGGGTACGGGAAAGCCGGCATGTTGGAGGAGATGGAGAATGCACTGACTAGTATGCTTGAAGATGGGGACAGTGTGCCGGACATATACACGATGAATTCTATCATTTGGGCTTATGGGAATCATGGTAACAGGATACATGAAATGGAGAGGTGGTACAGTGAGTTTCAGTTGATGGGTGTTGAGCCAGATACGCAAACATTTAATATCATGATCAAATCATATGGTAATGCTAAGATGCATGACAAAATGATGTCGGTGCTGAAATATATGAAGAAACACTTCTTCTCACCAACTGTTGTTACCTTCAACATAATAATAGAAAGTTTTGGACGGGCGGGAAACATCGAGAAGATGGAGTACTATTTCCGATTGATGAAAATTCAGGGTGTTAAACCCAACCCCATCACTTACTGCTCACTGGTCAATGGGTACAGCAAAGCTGGGTTTCTCGACAAGGTTCCTGGGATCATTCGACAAACAGAGAATACTGATGTGGTTTTAGATACTCCATTTTTTAATTGTGTGATCGATGCATATGCCAAGTCTGGGGATATCAAAATTATGGAGGAAATGCTGCAGCTTATGAAGGAAAAGAAATGTAAGCCCGATAAAGTAACTTACACCACCATGATCCAGGCATACAATGTACATGGGATGGATGAAGCTGCTAATTTGTTAAAGATGGAAGTGGGCATGGTTGATGGCAAGCTGCTG GAATCAGTTTCAGAGGTTGATAAAAAATAA
- the LOC4331395 gene encoding uncharacterized protein produces MSVMARPRFEEDDEDEFFDSREVMSPASVSSPASSGRYDGPMLEVWATDPCSVHERRQRFIKSLGLSDSSPSAGGGGDRPDEEPCSRSSAAEEILPCSPTVELVSAVPSFACRGEEPGASGGGGGAEVLDCVFKNLDDGTVFVVDEMGKDGSFRSLRDRRSNRTVTAAEFERTYGSSPFICELMRRVDDSDESSAVEKALVRGRRRRRRFGWLRRLGIRGCVVDVEEDDETNSTSSSSCRSCSGKVDRVKVRHYKKRSKELSAVYRGQDIKAHEGAIVTMKFSSDGQYLATGGEDGVVRVWRVVEGERPNELDFAEDDPSCVFFTVNENSELAPVNSSEGSKSKHYKNSKVSTDPACVVIPHRTFALSQEPVHEFYGHDDAILDLSWSKNRDLLSSSMDKTVRLWQVGCNSCLKVFSHTNYVTCVQFHPTSDNYFISGCIDGLVRIWDVRRCQVVDWADTKEIITAVCYRPDGKAAVVGTITGNCRHYDASENHLELESQVALNGRKKSPLKRIIGFQYCPSDPKKLMVTSGDSQVRILDGLHVISNYKGLRSSSQVAASFTPDGDHIISASDDSSIYMWNYANQIAPVTNHVKTVWSNEHFSCHDVAIAIPWNASQTRNSISLACSITSSQQEVLDEFHNEHDSSSCSHTEDSPDGDSLYQLPSGNFTLSSAFFAESAPRGSATWPEEQLPSNSTTQSTLRKSQYKFLKASCQNAATHAWGQVIVAAGWDGYIRSFQNYGLPVQV; encoded by the exons ATGTCCGTCATGGCGCGGCCCCGCTTCGAGGAGGATGACGAGGATGAGTTCTTTGACTCGAGGGAGGTCATGTCGCCGGCGTCCgtctcttctccggcgagctccgggcGCTACGACGGGCCCATGCTCGAGGTGTGGGCCACCGACCCGTGCAGCGTCCATGAGCGCCGTCAGAGGTTCATCAAGTCCTTGGGCCTCTCGGATTCGAgcccctccgccggcggcggcggcgaccggcccgACGAGGAGCCGTGCTCGAGGTCCAGTGCCGCAGAAGAGATCCTCCCGTGCAGCCCCACCGTCGAGCTGGTCTCAGCCGTCCCCAGTTTTGCGTGCAGAGGCGAGGAGCCGGGAgcgtcaggcggcggcggcggcgcggaggtgtTGGATTGTGTATTCAAGAACTTGGACGATGGTACAGTGTTTGTCGTCGACGAGATGGGAAAAGATGGGAGTTTCAGGAGCCTCAGGGACAGGCGATCCAACCGGACAGTTACTGCAGCGGAATTCGAACGGACCTACGGCTCGTCCCCATTCATCTGTGAGCTGATGCGGCGGGTGGATGATTCGGATGAGTCCTCTGCTGTGGAGAAGGCTCTGGTcaggggaaggagaaggaggaggagatttGGATGGCTGCGCAGGCTCGGCATCCGTGGCTGCGTCGTCGATGTGGAGGAGGACGATGAGACGAATTCAACATCCTCGAGTTCTTGTCGGAGTTGCTCTGGGAAGGTTGATAGGGTCAAGGTGAGGCATTACAAGAAGAGGTCAAAGGAATTGTCCGCGGTGTACAGGGGCCAAGACATCAAGGCGCACGAAGGCGCAATTGTGACCATGAAGTTTAGCTCTGATGGACAGTATCTGGCCACTGGAGGTGAGGATGGGGTTGTGCGTGTGTGGCGGGTGGTGGAGGGGGAGAGGCCCAATGAACTTGACTTTGCCGAAGATGATCCTTCATGCGTGTTCTTCACAGTCAATGAAAACTCCGAATTGGCCCCTGTCAACTCCAGTGAAGGGAGTAAGAGCAAGCACTACAAGAACTCAAAGGTGTCGACAGATCCAGCCTGTGTTGTGATCCCTCATAGGACCTTTGCATTATCCCAGGAGCCTGTGCATGAATTCTATGGACATGATGATGCGATCTTGGATCTTTCATGGTCAAAAAATAGG GACTTACTTTCTTCATCCATGGATAAAACTGTACGATTGTGGCAGGTTGGGTGCAATAGTTGCCTGAAGGTTTTCTCCCATACTAACTACG TAACATGTGTGCAGTTTCATCCTACCAGTGACAATTATTTTATCAGTGGTTGTATCGACGGATTGGTTCGCATTTGGGATGTTCGTAGATGCCAAGTCGTGGACTGGGCTGATACCAAAGAGATAATCACTGCAGTTTGTTACCGCCCTGATGGAAAG GCCGCAGTGGTTGGGACCATAACAGGGAATTGTCGCCACTACGATGCATCAG AAAATCACCTGGAGCTGGAATCTCAAGTCGCTCTCAATGGAAGAAAGAAATCTCCACTTAAAAGAATAATCGGTTTCCAG TACTGCCCATCTGATCCAAAGAAATTGATGGTAACATCTGGCGACTCGCAAGTCCGTATTCTTGATGGGCTTCACGTAATTTCCAACTACAAAG GACTGCGAAGTTCAAGTCAAGTTGCTGCATCATTCACACCAGATGGAGATCACATTATATCTGCTAGTGATGATTCCAGTATCTACATGTGGAACTATGCAAACCAAATAGCTCCCGTCACAAACCATGTGAAGACTGTATGGTCAAATGAGCACTTTTCCTGCCATGATGTGGCCATTGCGATACCATGGAATGCCTCTCAGACAAGGAATTCTATTTCACTGGCTTGCAGTATCACTTCTTCACAGCAAGAAGTCTTGGATGAGTTCCACAATGAACATGATAGCTCATCATGTTCTCATACTGAGGATTCCCCTGATGGTGATAGTCTGTACCAATTACCATCTGGAAATTTCACTCTTAGCAGTGCCTTCTTTGCGGAATCTGCTCCAAGGGGATCAGCGACATGGCCAGAGGAGCAGTTGCCATCAAATTCGACAACACAGTCTACCTTGAGGAAATCTCAGTACAAGTTCCTGAAGGCTTCTTGCCAGAATGCTGCTACGCACGCCTGGGGCCAGGTAATAGTGGCTGCAGGCTGGGATGGCTACATCAGATCCTTCCAGAACTATGGCTTACCTGTGCAAGTGTGA